In one Podarcis muralis chromosome 7, rPodMur119.hap1.1, whole genome shotgun sequence genomic region, the following are encoded:
- the TARDBP gene encoding TAR DNA-binding protein 43 isoform X2 has protein sequence MSEYIRVTEDENEEPIEIPSEDDGTVLLSTVTAQFPGACGLRYRNPVSQCMRGVRLVEGILHAPDNGWGNLVYVVNYPKDNKRKMDEADASSAVKVKRAVQKTSDLIVLGLPWKTTEQDLKEYFSTFGEVLMVQVKKDIKTGHSKGFGFVRFTDYETQVKVMSQRHMIDGRWCDCKLPNSKQSPDEPLRSRKVFVGRCTDDMTADELRQFFSQYGEVVDVFIPKPFRAFAFVTFADDQVAQSLCGEDLIIKGISVHISNAEPKHNSSRQLERGGRFGGTAPDLPAKVVHELPVAANYFLPYLHNIPEWKNAIV, from the exons ATGTCAGAATACATTCGGGTTACCGAAGATGAAAATGAGGAACCCATTGAGATTCCTTCAGAGGATGATGGGACTGTCTTGCTCTCCACAGTTACTGCTCAGTTTCCAGGAGCATGTGGTCTGCGTTACAGGAACCCCGTGTCTCAGTGTATGAGAGGGGTCCGATTAGTGGAAGGAATTCTGCATGCACCAGATAATGGCTGGGGAAATCTGGTGTATGTTGTTAACTATCCCAAAG ACAACAAGAGGAAAATGGATGAGGCAGATGCCTCATCAGCTGTTAAGGTGAAAAGAGCAGTACAGAAAACATCAGATTTGATAGTTCTGGGTCTTCCATGGAAAACAACTGAGCAAGACCTGAAGGAGTACTTCAGCACATTCGGAGAAGTTCTTATGGTGCAG GTTAAGAAGGACATCAAAACTGGCCACTCAAAAGGGTTTGGTTTTGTAAGATTCACTGACTATGAAACCCAGGTGAAAGTCATGTCTCAGCGCCACATGATAGATGGAAGATGGTGCGACTGCAAACTTCCAAATTCTAAG CAAAGTCCAGATGAACCTTTGCGTAGCAGGAAGGTGTTTGTTGGGCGTTGCACCGACGACATGACTGCAGATGAGCTCCGTCAGTTTTTTTCCCAGTATGGAGAAGTGGTTGATGTCTTCATCCCCAAACCCTTCAGAGCTTTTGCTTTTGTTACGTTTGCTGATGATCAG GTTGCCCAGTCCCTTTGTGGCGAGGACTTGATCATAAAAGGAATCAGCGTCCATATATCCAATGCTGAACCTAAGCATAATAGCAGTAGACAACTAGAAAGAGGTGGAAGATTTGGTG GAACCGCCCCTGATCTCCCAGCTAAAGTTGTCCATGAGCTGCCAGTGGCTGCCAACTATTTTCTTCCCTATTTGCACAA
- the TARDBP gene encoding TAR DNA-binding protein 43 isoform X6: MSEYIRVTEDENEEPIEIPSEDDGTVLLSTVTAQFPGACGLRYRNPVSQCMRGVRLVEGILHAPDNGWGNLVYVVNYPKDNKRKMDEADASSAVKVKRAVQKTSDLIVLGLPWKTTEQDLKEYFSTFGEVLMVQVKKDIKTGHSKGFGFVRFTDYETQVKVMSQRHMIDGRWCDCKLPNSKQSPDEPLRSRKVFVGRCTDDMTADELRQFFSQYGEVVDVFIPKPFRAFAFVTFADDQVAQSLCGEDLIIKGISVHISNAEPKHNSSRQLERECNVGVGFFSF, translated from the exons ATGTCAGAATACATTCGGGTTACCGAAGATGAAAATGAGGAACCCATTGAGATTCCTTCAGAGGATGATGGGACTGTCTTGCTCTCCACAGTTACTGCTCAGTTTCCAGGAGCATGTGGTCTGCGTTACAGGAACCCCGTGTCTCAGTGTATGAGAGGGGTCCGATTAGTGGAAGGAATTCTGCATGCACCAGATAATGGCTGGGGAAATCTGGTGTATGTTGTTAACTATCCCAAAG ACAACAAGAGGAAAATGGATGAGGCAGATGCCTCATCAGCTGTTAAGGTGAAAAGAGCAGTACAGAAAACATCAGATTTGATAGTTCTGGGTCTTCCATGGAAAACAACTGAGCAAGACCTGAAGGAGTACTTCAGCACATTCGGAGAAGTTCTTATGGTGCAG GTTAAGAAGGACATCAAAACTGGCCACTCAAAAGGGTTTGGTTTTGTAAGATTCACTGACTATGAAACCCAGGTGAAAGTCATGTCTCAGCGCCACATGATAGATGGAAGATGGTGCGACTGCAAACTTCCAAATTCTAAG CAAAGTCCAGATGAACCTTTGCGTAGCAGGAAGGTGTTTGTTGGGCGTTGCACCGACGACATGACTGCAGATGAGCTCCGTCAGTTTTTTTCCCAGTATGGAGAAGTGGTTGATGTCTTCATCCCCAAACCCTTCAGAGCTTTTGCTTTTGTTACGTTTGCTGATGATCAG GTTGCCCAGTCCCTTTGTGGCGAGGACTTGATCATAAAAGGAATCAGCGTCCATATATCCAATGCTGAACCTAAGCATAATAGCAGTAGACAACTAGAAAGAG AATGCAATGTTGGTGTcggctttttttccttttaa
- the TARDBP gene encoding TAR DNA-binding protein 43 isoform X7: MSEYIRVTEDENEEPIEIPSEDDGTVLLSTVTAQFPGACGLRYRNPVSQCMRGVRLVEGILHAPDNGWGNLVYVVNYPKDNKRKMDEADASSAVKVKRAVQKTSDLIVLGLPWKTTEQDLKEYFSTFGEVLMVQVKKDIKTGHSKGFGFVRFTDYETQVKVMSQRHMIDGRWCDCKLPNSKQSPDEPLRSRKVFVGRCTDDMTADELRQFFSQYGEVVDVFIPKPFRAFAFVTFADDQVAQSLCGEDLIIKGISVHISNAEPKHNSSRQLERVRYEDLI, encoded by the exons ATGTCAGAATACATTCGGGTTACCGAAGATGAAAATGAGGAACCCATTGAGATTCCTTCAGAGGATGATGGGACTGTCTTGCTCTCCACAGTTACTGCTCAGTTTCCAGGAGCATGTGGTCTGCGTTACAGGAACCCCGTGTCTCAGTGTATGAGAGGGGTCCGATTAGTGGAAGGAATTCTGCATGCACCAGATAATGGCTGGGGAAATCTGGTGTATGTTGTTAACTATCCCAAAG ACAACAAGAGGAAAATGGATGAGGCAGATGCCTCATCAGCTGTTAAGGTGAAAAGAGCAGTACAGAAAACATCAGATTTGATAGTTCTGGGTCTTCCATGGAAAACAACTGAGCAAGACCTGAAGGAGTACTTCAGCACATTCGGAGAAGTTCTTATGGTGCAG GTTAAGAAGGACATCAAAACTGGCCACTCAAAAGGGTTTGGTTTTGTAAGATTCACTGACTATGAAACCCAGGTGAAAGTCATGTCTCAGCGCCACATGATAGATGGAAGATGGTGCGACTGCAAACTTCCAAATTCTAAG CAAAGTCCAGATGAACCTTTGCGTAGCAGGAAGGTGTTTGTTGGGCGTTGCACCGACGACATGACTGCAGATGAGCTCCGTCAGTTTTTTTCCCAGTATGGAGAAGTGGTTGATGTCTTCATCCCCAAACCCTTCAGAGCTTTTGCTTTTGTTACGTTTGCTGATGATCAG GTTGCCCAGTCCCTTTGTGGCGAGGACTTGATCATAAAAGGAATCAGCGTCCATATATCCAATGCTGAACCTAAGCATAATAGCAGTAGACAACTAGAAAGAG TACGGTATGAAGACCTCATTTAA
- the TARDBP gene encoding TAR DNA-binding protein 43 isoform X1 codes for MSEYIRVTEDENEEPIEIPSEDDGTVLLSTVTAQFPGACGLRYRNPVSQCMRGVRLVEGILHAPDNGWGNLVYVVNYPKDNKRKMDEADASSAVKVKRAVQKTSDLIVLGLPWKTTEQDLKEYFSTFGEVLMVQVKKDIKTGHSKGFGFVRFTDYETQVKVMSQRHMIDGRWCDCKLPNSKQSPDEPLRSRKVFVGRCTDDMTADELRQFFSQYGEVVDVFIPKPFRAFAFVTFADDQVAQSLCGEDLIIKGISVHISNAEPKHNSSRQLERGGRFGGNPGGFGNQGGFPNRGGGGGGGGLGNNQGSNMGGGMNFGAFSINPAMMAAAQAALQSSWGMMGMLASQQNQSGPSGNNQPQGNMQREQSQGFSSGSNSYGGSNSGAAIGWGSSNTGSSSGFNGGFGSSMESKSSGWGM; via the exons ATGTCAGAATACATTCGGGTTACCGAAGATGAAAATGAGGAACCCATTGAGATTCCTTCAGAGGATGATGGGACTGTCTTGCTCTCCACAGTTACTGCTCAGTTTCCAGGAGCATGTGGTCTGCGTTACAGGAACCCCGTGTCTCAGTGTATGAGAGGGGTCCGATTAGTGGAAGGAATTCTGCATGCACCAGATAATGGCTGGGGAAATCTGGTGTATGTTGTTAACTATCCCAAAG ACAACAAGAGGAAAATGGATGAGGCAGATGCCTCATCAGCTGTTAAGGTGAAAAGAGCAGTACAGAAAACATCAGATTTGATAGTTCTGGGTCTTCCATGGAAAACAACTGAGCAAGACCTGAAGGAGTACTTCAGCACATTCGGAGAAGTTCTTATGGTGCAG GTTAAGAAGGACATCAAAACTGGCCACTCAAAAGGGTTTGGTTTTGTAAGATTCACTGACTATGAAACCCAGGTGAAAGTCATGTCTCAGCGCCACATGATAGATGGAAGATGGTGCGACTGCAAACTTCCAAATTCTAAG CAAAGTCCAGATGAACCTTTGCGTAGCAGGAAGGTGTTTGTTGGGCGTTGCACCGACGACATGACTGCAGATGAGCTCCGTCAGTTTTTTTCCCAGTATGGAGAAGTGGTTGATGTCTTCATCCCCAAACCCTTCAGAGCTTTTGCTTTTGTTACGTTTGCTGATGATCAG GTTGCCCAGTCCCTTTGTGGCGAGGACTTGATCATAAAAGGAATCAGCGTCCATATATCCAATGCTGAACCTAAGCATAATAGCAGTAGACAACTAGAAAGAGGTGGAAGATTTGGTGGTAATCCAGGAGGCTTTGGGAATCAGGGTGGATTTCCTAACCGGGGGGGAGGTGGTGGAGGTGGAGGGTTGGGAAACAACCAGGGCAGTAACATGGGTGGTGGGATGAACTTTGGAGCCTTTAGTATCAACCCAGCCATGATGGCAGCAGCTCAGGCAGCGCTCCAAAGCAGTTGGGGGATGATGGGCATGCTAGCTAGCCAGCAAAACCAGTCTGGGCCATCGGGGAACAACCAGCCACAAGGCAACATGCAgagggagcagagccagggcttCAGTTCAGGGAGTAATTCTTACGGAGGCTCTAACTCGGGTGCAGCAATAGGGTGGGGCTCATCAAATACAGGCTCTAGCAGTGGTTTTAATGGCGGTTTTGGTTCAAGCATGGAATCCAAATCATCTGGCTGGGGAATGTAG
- the TARDBP gene encoding TAR DNA-binding protein 43 isoform X5, which translates to MSEYIRVTEDENEEPIEIPSEDDGTVLLSTVTAQFPGACGLRYRNPVSQCMRGVRLVEGILHAPDNGWGNLVYVVNYPKDNKRKMDEADASSAVKVKRAVQKTSDLIVLGLPWKTTEQDLKEYFSTFGEVLMVQVKKDIKTGHSKGFGFVRFTDYETQVKVMSQRHMIDGRWCDCKLPNSKQSPDEPLRSRKVFVGRCTDDMTADELRQFFSQYGEVVDVFIPKPFRAFAFVTFADDQVAQSLCGEDLIIKGISVHISNAEPKHNSSRQLERGGRFGVRYEDLI; encoded by the exons ATGTCAGAATACATTCGGGTTACCGAAGATGAAAATGAGGAACCCATTGAGATTCCTTCAGAGGATGATGGGACTGTCTTGCTCTCCACAGTTACTGCTCAGTTTCCAGGAGCATGTGGTCTGCGTTACAGGAACCCCGTGTCTCAGTGTATGAGAGGGGTCCGATTAGTGGAAGGAATTCTGCATGCACCAGATAATGGCTGGGGAAATCTGGTGTATGTTGTTAACTATCCCAAAG ACAACAAGAGGAAAATGGATGAGGCAGATGCCTCATCAGCTGTTAAGGTGAAAAGAGCAGTACAGAAAACATCAGATTTGATAGTTCTGGGTCTTCCATGGAAAACAACTGAGCAAGACCTGAAGGAGTACTTCAGCACATTCGGAGAAGTTCTTATGGTGCAG GTTAAGAAGGACATCAAAACTGGCCACTCAAAAGGGTTTGGTTTTGTAAGATTCACTGACTATGAAACCCAGGTGAAAGTCATGTCTCAGCGCCACATGATAGATGGAAGATGGTGCGACTGCAAACTTCCAAATTCTAAG CAAAGTCCAGATGAACCTTTGCGTAGCAGGAAGGTGTTTGTTGGGCGTTGCACCGACGACATGACTGCAGATGAGCTCCGTCAGTTTTTTTCCCAGTATGGAGAAGTGGTTGATGTCTTCATCCCCAAACCCTTCAGAGCTTTTGCTTTTGTTACGTTTGCTGATGATCAG GTTGCCCAGTCCCTTTGTGGCGAGGACTTGATCATAAAAGGAATCAGCGTCCATATATCCAATGCTGAACCTAAGCATAATAGCAGTAGACAACTAGAAAGAGGTGGAAGATTTGGTG TACGGTATGAAGACCTCATTTAA
- the TARDBP gene encoding TAR DNA-binding protein 43 isoform X3 has translation MSEYIRVTEDENEEPIEIPSEDDGTVLLSTVTAQFPGACGLRYRNPVSQCMRGVRLVEGILHAPDNGWGNLVYVVNYPKDNKRKMDEADASSAVKVKRAVQKTSDLIVLGLPWKTTEQDLKEYFSTFGEVLMVQVKKDIKTGHSKGFGFVRFTDYETQVKVMSQRHMIDGRWCDCKLPNSKQSPDEPLRSRKVFVGRCTDDMTADELRQFFSQYGEVVDVFIPKPFRAFAFVTFADDQVAQSLCGEDLIIKGISVHISNAEPKHNSSRQLERGTAPDLPAKVVHELPVAANYFLPYLHNIPEWKNAIV, from the exons ATGTCAGAATACATTCGGGTTACCGAAGATGAAAATGAGGAACCCATTGAGATTCCTTCAGAGGATGATGGGACTGTCTTGCTCTCCACAGTTACTGCTCAGTTTCCAGGAGCATGTGGTCTGCGTTACAGGAACCCCGTGTCTCAGTGTATGAGAGGGGTCCGATTAGTGGAAGGAATTCTGCATGCACCAGATAATGGCTGGGGAAATCTGGTGTATGTTGTTAACTATCCCAAAG ACAACAAGAGGAAAATGGATGAGGCAGATGCCTCATCAGCTGTTAAGGTGAAAAGAGCAGTACAGAAAACATCAGATTTGATAGTTCTGGGTCTTCCATGGAAAACAACTGAGCAAGACCTGAAGGAGTACTTCAGCACATTCGGAGAAGTTCTTATGGTGCAG GTTAAGAAGGACATCAAAACTGGCCACTCAAAAGGGTTTGGTTTTGTAAGATTCACTGACTATGAAACCCAGGTGAAAGTCATGTCTCAGCGCCACATGATAGATGGAAGATGGTGCGACTGCAAACTTCCAAATTCTAAG CAAAGTCCAGATGAACCTTTGCGTAGCAGGAAGGTGTTTGTTGGGCGTTGCACCGACGACATGACTGCAGATGAGCTCCGTCAGTTTTTTTCCCAGTATGGAGAAGTGGTTGATGTCTTCATCCCCAAACCCTTCAGAGCTTTTGCTTTTGTTACGTTTGCTGATGATCAG GTTGCCCAGTCCCTTTGTGGCGAGGACTTGATCATAAAAGGAATCAGCGTCCATATATCCAATGCTGAACCTAAGCATAATAGCAGTAGACAACTAGAAAGAG GAACCGCCCCTGATCTCCCAGCTAAAGTTGTCCATGAGCTGCCAGTGGCTGCCAACTATTTTCTTCCCTATTTGCACAA
- the TARDBP gene encoding TAR DNA-binding protein 43 isoform X4, translating to MSEYIRVTEDENEEPIEIPSEDDGTVLLSTVTAQFPGACGLRYRNPVSQCMRGVRLVEGILHAPDNGWGNLVYVVNYPKDNKRKMDEADASSAVKVKRAVQKTSDLIVLGLPWKTTEQDLKEYFSTFGEVLMVQVKKDIKTGHSKGFGFVRFTDYETQVKVMSQRHMIDGRWCDCKLPNSKQSPDEPLRSRKVFVGRCTDDMTADELRQFFSQYGEVVDVFIPKPFRAFAFVTFADDQVAQSLCGEDLIIKGISVHISNAEPKHNSSRQLERGGRFGECNVGVGFFSF from the exons ATGTCAGAATACATTCGGGTTACCGAAGATGAAAATGAGGAACCCATTGAGATTCCTTCAGAGGATGATGGGACTGTCTTGCTCTCCACAGTTACTGCTCAGTTTCCAGGAGCATGTGGTCTGCGTTACAGGAACCCCGTGTCTCAGTGTATGAGAGGGGTCCGATTAGTGGAAGGAATTCTGCATGCACCAGATAATGGCTGGGGAAATCTGGTGTATGTTGTTAACTATCCCAAAG ACAACAAGAGGAAAATGGATGAGGCAGATGCCTCATCAGCTGTTAAGGTGAAAAGAGCAGTACAGAAAACATCAGATTTGATAGTTCTGGGTCTTCCATGGAAAACAACTGAGCAAGACCTGAAGGAGTACTTCAGCACATTCGGAGAAGTTCTTATGGTGCAG GTTAAGAAGGACATCAAAACTGGCCACTCAAAAGGGTTTGGTTTTGTAAGATTCACTGACTATGAAACCCAGGTGAAAGTCATGTCTCAGCGCCACATGATAGATGGAAGATGGTGCGACTGCAAACTTCCAAATTCTAAG CAAAGTCCAGATGAACCTTTGCGTAGCAGGAAGGTGTTTGTTGGGCGTTGCACCGACGACATGACTGCAGATGAGCTCCGTCAGTTTTTTTCCCAGTATGGAGAAGTGGTTGATGTCTTCATCCCCAAACCCTTCAGAGCTTTTGCTTTTGTTACGTTTGCTGATGATCAG GTTGCCCAGTCCCTTTGTGGCGAGGACTTGATCATAAAAGGAATCAGCGTCCATATATCCAATGCTGAACCTAAGCATAATAGCAGTAGACAACTAGAAAGAGGTGGAAGATTTGGTG AATGCAATGTTGGTGTcggctttttttccttttaa
- the MASP2 gene encoding mannan-binding lectin serine protease 2 isoform X1: MRLCLFLFAFSHGVLSDLVQLEKMYGRIASPDFPNIYPNGKERTWNITVPPGYGIRLYFTHFNLELSYQCEYDYVKLRSGGTVLATLCGHQSTDTEEVPGDRTYHSINNNLAVTFRSDYSNEKEFTGFEAFYAAEDIDECEQLPDSEPLCDHRCHNYLGGYYCSCKIGYRLHKDKRTCTANCVDKVLTARSGEISSPRYPNPYPKLSQCNYGIQVEDGYMVVLEFVGSFNVETHPEVECPYDILKIKTPKQEFGPFCGDTLPMKIETHSNTVNIQFSTDLSGDHTGWKIRYTTTALPCPNPEAPPNGHIYPVQEKYIMKESYSLSCDIGYVLLENEMIVESFMAICQKDGSWNKPMAQCIIVDCGPAEDTANGALVYVTGPDRTTYQTEIKYKCESPYYALKAGHSGRFLCAPDGYWRDSMGNKAPPVCEPVCGIQTSNTLKRIFGGKKALPGQFPWQVLITNGQGATGGGALLYDNWILTAAHVLPEADASSLTLKLGLLRKRSTHYHQAWAESVFVHAGFTNDGINFNNDIALIKLKNKVPINANITPICLPGQSSRFHINTTNTGVVAGWGRTEKRMQSHSLMYTELDVVDPEKCKAAYANQTLEGKQLVLTENMFCAGYEQGGRDSCSGDSGGSLVFFDAETKRWFAGGIVSWGPPECGSAELYGVYTKVINYISWIEDIISQNS, encoded by the exons ATGAG ACTTTGCCTCTTCCTCTTCGCCTTTTCCCATGGGGTGCTCAGTGACCTCGTCCAACTGGAGAAAATGTATGGAAGGATTGCATCCCCCGACTTCCCGAACATTTACCCCAATGGCAAGGAGAGGACATGGAACATTACTGTGCCCCCTGGCTATGGTATCCGCCTCTACTTTACCCACTTCAATCTAGAGCTTTCCTACCAGTGCGAATATGACTATGTGAAG TTGCGTTCAGGAGGGACAGTCTTGGCCACCCTGtgtggacatcagagcacagacACTGAGGAAGTCCCAGGGGACAGGACCTACCACTCCATCAACAACAACCTAGCTGTGACTTTCCGATCAGACTATTCCAATGAGAAAGAATTCACTGGCTTTGAGGCCTTTTATGCTGCTGAAG ACATTGATGAGTGTGAACAGCTCCCTGACAGCGAGCCACTTTGCGATCATCGTTGCCACAATTACCTGGGTGGCTACTACTGCAGCTGTAAAATTGGCTACCGTCTACACAAAGACAAAAGGACCTGTACAG CCAATTGCGTAGATAAGGTGCTGACTGCAAGATCTGGAGAGATTTCCAGTCCACGTTATCCCAACCCATATCCCAAACTCTCCCAGTGCAATTATGGGATCCAGGTGGAAGATGGATACATGGTCGTCTTGGAATTTGTGGGAAGCTTTAATGTAGAGACCCACCCAGAAGTGGAATGCCCCTATGACATCCTTAAG ATCAAAACACCCAAGCAAGAATTTGGCCCGTTCTGTGGGGACACCCTCCCTATGAAAATTGAAACCCATAGCAACACCGTCAACATCCAGTTCAGCACGGACCTCTCTGGAGATCACACAGGATGGAAAATCAGATATACCACAACAG CATTGCCATGCCCCAACCCTGAAGCGCCACCCAATGGCCACATCTATCCAGTGCAAGAAAAATATATTATGAAAGAGTCCTACAGTCTCTCCTGCGATATCGGCTACGTACTCTTGGAA AATGAGATGATTGTGGAATCTTTCATGGCGATATGTCAAAAGGACGGCTCCTGGAACAAGCCAATGGCTCAGTGCATCA TTGTTGACTGTGGTCCAGCCGAGGACACAGCAAACGGTGCACTGGTGTACGTCACAGGGCCTGATAGAACTACATACCAAACTGAGATCAAATACAAATGCGAAAGCCCCTACTATGCTCTGAAAGCCGGACATTCTG GCAGGTTCCTGTGCGCCCCTGATGGCTACTGGAGAGATTCCATGGGAAACAAAGCACCTCCTGTATGTGAGCCAG tttgcgGAATCCAAACTTCAAATACTCTGAAGCGCATTTTTGGTGGAAAGAAGGCACTGCCTGGCCAGTTTCCTTGGCAAGTTCTGATCACTAATGGACAAGGAGCAACTGGGGGTGGAGCTCTTTTGTACGATAACTGGATCTTAACAGCTGCCCACGTCCTCCCAGAAGCAGACGCTTCGTCCTTGACACTGAAATTGGGGCTTCTAAGAAAGCGAAGCACTCACTACCACCAGGCCTGGGCAGAATCTGTTTTTGTGCATGCAGGGTTTACCAACGATGGCATCAATTTTAACAATGATATTGCTTTGATCAAACTGAAGAACAAAGTCCCCATTAATGCAAACATCACTCCCATTTGCTTGCCAGGACAAAGCAGCAGGTTCCACATAAACACAACCAACACTGGTGTAGTAGCTGGGTGGGGGAGAACAGAGAAAAGGATGCAGTCACACAGCCTGATGTACACTGAGCTAGATGTGGTTGATCCAGAGAAGTGTAAAGCTGCTTATGCAAACCAGACTTTGGAGGGGAAGCAACTAGTGTTGACAGAAAACATGTTCTGTGCTGGATATGAACAAGGAGGAAGAGATTCCTGTAGCGGCGATAGTGGCGGGTCACTGGTGTTTTTTGATGCCGAAACAAAGAGGTGGTTTGCAGGCGGCATTGTGTCCTGGGGTCCTCCAGAGTGTGGTTCTGCAGAGCTGTATGGCGTATACACTAAAGTGATCAACTACATTTCCTGGATTGAAgacatcatttcccaaaattcttga
- the MASP2 gene encoding mannan-binding lectin serine protease 2 isoform X2 — protein sequence MRLCLFLFAFSHGVLSDLVQLEKMYGRIASPDFPNIYPNGKERTWNITVPPGYGIRLYFTHFNLELSYQCEYDYVKLRSGGTVLATLCGHQSTDTEEVPGDRTYHSINNNLAVTFRSDYSNEKEFTGFEAFYAAEDIDECEQLPDSEPLCDHRCHNYLGGYYCSCKIGYRLHKDKRTCTA from the exons ATGAG ACTTTGCCTCTTCCTCTTCGCCTTTTCCCATGGGGTGCTCAGTGACCTCGTCCAACTGGAGAAAATGTATGGAAGGATTGCATCCCCCGACTTCCCGAACATTTACCCCAATGGCAAGGAGAGGACATGGAACATTACTGTGCCCCCTGGCTATGGTATCCGCCTCTACTTTACCCACTTCAATCTAGAGCTTTCCTACCAGTGCGAATATGACTATGTGAAG TTGCGTTCAGGAGGGACAGTCTTGGCCACCCTGtgtggacatcagagcacagacACTGAGGAAGTCCCAGGGGACAGGACCTACCACTCCATCAACAACAACCTAGCTGTGACTTTCCGATCAGACTATTCCAATGAGAAAGAATTCACTGGCTTTGAGGCCTTTTATGCTGCTGAAG ACATTGATGAGTGTGAACAGCTCCCTGACAGCGAGCCACTTTGCGATCATCGTTGCCACAATTACCTGGGTGGCTACTACTGCAGCTGTAAAATTGGCTACCGTCTACACAAAGACAAAAGGACCTGTACAG catga